A single Mesomycoplasma ovipneumoniae DNA region contains:
- a CDS encoding DUF3137 domain-containing protein has product MKIISDYFKFEDYKNKAKEEFRPKLDEIIKKKHLKTLEKLAGIQRVAKKLDIVSLISYILTSAGIYVAIKYKLVIGGIIFAVISGIIAIASTFYLVIKKREIRKITNEVSKDVIDNFRPEDAYKTAFSILDKGMDYLGFNDQPSNNILISKNEISNLTPVQIIGSSKAWISEVRPLKELLIDEKFHVSFTNVHWQWEERRKKETITKQSFTGILKIDTSILGEKAFDFKLLKPSGWLSQKDKIKLENEEFNKVFNPHSSDRLKIRKMYTPLAMELSLKRYSDRDGVKVLNVTIESSGNAIYFTYKCDWNFMYVDFPTSIKTPDDFINHIFNDFLLDTYSLYYLLCLIYVTLYLE; this is encoded by the coding sequence ATGAAAATAATAAGTGATTATTTTAAATTTGAAGACTATAAAAACAAGGCAAAAGAGGAATTTCGGCCTAAATTAGACGAAATTATCAAGAAAAAACATTTAAAGACTCTTGAAAAACTTGCTGGAATACAAAGAGTGGCAAAAAAACTTGATATTGTCTCGTTAATTTCATACATTTTAACTTCGGCTGGTATTTATGTTGCTATCAAATACAAGCTAGTGATTGGTGGCATCATTTTTGCAGTTATTTCCGGAATAATTGCAATTGCTTCTACTTTTTACTTAGTAATCAAAAAAAGAGAAATTAGGAAAATCACCAATGAAGTTTCAAAAGATGTCATAGATAATTTTAGACCAGAAGATGCTTACAAAACTGCCTTTTCAATTTTAGATAAAGGAATGGATTATTTAGGTTTTAATGACCAACCTAGCAACAACATTCTAATTTCAAAAAATGAAATTAGCAATCTTACTCCTGTTCAAATCATTGGCTCATCAAAGGCTTGAATTAGTGAAGTTAGACCTCTGAAAGAATTATTGATTGATGAAAAATTCCATGTTAGTTTTACAAATGTCCACTGACAATGAGAAGAAAGAAGAAAAAAAGAAACTATAACAAAGCAAAGTTTTACTGGAATTTTAAAAATTGATACTTCAATTTTAGGTGAAAAGGCATTTGATTTTAAGCTTTTAAAACCAAGTGGCTGACTTTCTCAAAAAGACAAAATCAAACTTGAAAACGAAGAATTTAACAAGGTTTTTAATCCACACTCCAGTGACAGATTGAAAATCCGAAAAATGTATACACCGCTTGCAATGGAACTTTCACTAAAAAGATATTCTGACCGTGATGGCGTTAAAGTTTTGAATGTTACCATTGAGTCTTCAGGAAATGCGATCTATTTTACATACAAATGCGACTGAAATTTTATGTATGTTGATTTTCCAACATCAATAAAAACCCCTGATGACTTTATTAATCACATTTTCAACGATTTTTTGCTTGACACTTACAGTTTGTATTATCTTTTGTGTCTTATTTACGTTACTTTGTATTTGGAGTAG
- a CDS encoding P110/LppT family adhesin N-terminal domain — translation MKKLKLNHIIFAIIGVSSVVSISASVPYLISLQSKNYNSKLSEFDEKLANATNLNVNSEFNTTEFDSLVANLKLKSKFAKKLSASDALNLHFDTAYNFDLNNAIDFSQISQKYPDFNFRLVVPKSQSEVKIESNKIKNLAVNISNSSKSINYTASFDLDFSDQDKSLNFSAQNLSASISLLNQQFLEGKTATEIAILFYNEFKENFEKTKNSSSALFATFSKFGGISFSINSEPVFVFPSNFEIKPELQQEKLNFTNIDDVNNKIDLALSLVDKKTQKSSKLTLNFVDIPKKTDQKKSSELLKIFKKNYKFNSAISKHLAQNKLSVSEYFAQNPQNLDLEQFNSWFTSNSSENQNKTFLEEIKNLIPNFSPKSVTFSVKENKNNPKNSNIVNVGLNIEGNFSDGTLLPLGLNLGEDNTYTFNFELEFDAAEEIYGAYFKNAIESFDQQGSQDIDNLSFEIKKDLPITVFASTIDDKIQPFLNKPYDIKNITTQLAPFFEALNFFATKSNKVTKTPIVSSTEETTDQTSNGSDTSVAVPANVSALPTLFQETSESGSDSSTSSESTPPAPAPSPTTSPTQQSLLGDYLRKLLENLEKSDLPEDTSIYFSRDYKDETYEINLKIKTPNGVERNLTIELDNVNEENKLYKSFSDTVKTHLFLDWKTNIETEEQSLEDGQKQQVVKSISAVNNPNFRFKANEAPSKISKEKVHIDEQERGIYLAEGGISLDKTVNNNTDLKLEDGTSFFYAFKPTKMPKIKFLQYFLLKTGEQENDFNLLIEQDRYLDDVFEIGADFVPKPPSKASDPNKEGFQTTYNGVIIVFKEGNKTGVAFQPKNPHSDFQDFLNNSESTIILGVDVQKKADNKLVMNIKFYSSESDDAKKPRFTWSREIPNGAKINFEKGFTFGTTKSERQKHIDEQLDKLSLSRSETGITFKGFVLFDTPQTEEEYNKLFEKFRSEYI, via the coding sequence ATGAAAAAACTTAAATTAAATCATATAATTTTTGCAATTATTGGAGTTAGCTCGGTCGTTAGTATTTCTGCCAGTGTTCCGTATTTAATCTCCTTACAGTCAAAAAATTATAATTCAAAATTATCGGAATTTGACGAAAAACTAGCTAATGCTACAAATCTAAATGTTAATTCCGAATTTAACACTACTGAATTTGATAGCTTAGTTGCTAATTTAAAACTAAAGTCAAAATTTGCTAAAAAATTAAGTGCTTCTGATGCGCTAAATTTGCATTTTGATACTGCATATAATTTTGACTTAAATAATGCAATTGATTTTAGCCAAATTAGTCAAAAATATCCAGATTTCAATTTCAGATTGGTTGTTCCAAAGAGCCAATCAGAAGTAAAAATTGAGTCAAATAAAATAAAAAACCTTGCCGTTAATATTTCAAATTCGAGTAAAAGTATAAATTATACAGCAAGTTTTGACTTAGATTTTTCAGATCAAGATAAATCCTTGAATTTTTCAGCCCAAAATTTAAGCGCATCAATTAGTCTTCTAAATCAACAATTTTTAGAAGGAAAAACTGCGACCGAAATTGCAATTTTGTTTTATAATGAATTTAAGGAAAATTTTGAAAAAACAAAAAATTCAAGTTCAGCACTGTTTGCAACATTTTCTAAATTTGGTGGAATTTCTTTTAGTATAAATTCTGAACCGGTTTTTGTTTTTCCTTCCAATTTTGAAATAAAACCTGAATTGCAACAAGAAAAATTAAATTTTACAAATATTGATGATGTTAATAATAAAATTGACTTAGCATTAAGTTTAGTTGATAAAAAAACACAAAAAAGTAGCAAATTAACACTTAACTTTGTCGATATACCTAAGAAAACCGACCAAAAAAAATCTTCTGAATTATTAAAAATTTTTAAAAAAAATTATAAATTTAACTCAGCAATTTCTAAACATTTAGCACAAAATAAGCTTAGTGTATCAGAATATTTTGCCCAAAACCCTCAAAATTTAGATCTTGAACAGTTTAATTCTTGATTTACTTCAAATTCAAGTGAAAATCAAAATAAAACATTTCTCGAAGAAATTAAAAATTTAATCCCTAATTTTAGCCCAAAAAGTGTCACTTTTTCAGTAAAAGAAAACAAAAATAATCCTAAAAATTCTAATATTGTCAATGTTGGGCTAAATATTGAAGGTAATTTTAGTGATGGAACTTTACTTCCTTTAGGTCTAAATCTTGGTGAAGATAATACTTATACTTTCAATTTTGAACTAGAATTTGATGCTGCCGAAGAAATTTATGGCGCATATTTTAAAAATGCAATTGAGAGTTTTGATCAGCAAGGGTCACAAGATATTGACAACTTAAGTTTTGAAATCAAGAAAGACTTGCCAATTACAGTCTTTGCTTCAACAATTGATGATAAAATCCAACCTTTTTTAAATAAACCTTACGATATAAAAAATATAACAACCCAACTAGCCCCTTTTTTCGAGGCTCTTAATTTTTTTGCAACAAAAAGTAATAAAGTTACTAAAACTCCAATAGTCTCAAGCACTGAAGAGACCACTGATCAGACCTCTAATGGTTCAGATACTTCTGTGGCTGTTCCCGCAAATGTTAGTGCTTTACCGACCTTATTCCAAGAAACATCAGAATCAGGTTCAGATTCTTCCACAAGTTCAGAGTCAACTCCTCCAGCCCCAGCTCCAAGCCCAACTACCTCCCCAACTCAACAATCTTTATTAGGCGATTACCTAAGAAAACTTCTTGAAAATCTTGAAAAATCTGATCTTCCTGAAGACACTTCTATTTATTTTTCTAGAGATTATAAAGATGAAACTTATGAAATTAATCTTAAGATTAAAACCCCTAATGGAGTTGAAAGAAATCTAACAATTGAACTTGATAATGTAAATGAAGAAAATAAACTTTATAAATCTTTTTCTGATACTGTCAAAACTCACCTATTTTTAGATTGAAAAACTAATATTGAAACAGAAGAACAATCTTTAGAAGATGGTCAAAAACAGCAAGTTGTAAAATCAATTTCAGCCGTTAATAATCCGAATTTTAGATTTAAGGCAAATGAAGCACCTTCAAAAATATCAAAAGAAAAAGTCCATATTGATGAACAAGAACGAGGTATTTATTTAGCCGAAGGTGGAATTTCCTTGGATAAAACTGTAAATAACAACACAGATCTAAAATTAGAAGACGGCACTTCCTTCTTTTATGCTTTTAAACCAACTAAAATGCCAAAAATAAAATTTCTCCAATATTTTTTATTAAAAACAGGTGAACAAGAAAATGATTTTAACTTACTTATTGAACAGGATCGCTATCTGGACGATGTTTTTGAAATTGGTGCTGATTTTGTCCCTAAGCCACCGTCTAAAGCTTCTGATCCCAATAAAGAAGGATTTCAAACAACATATAACGGTGTAATTATAGTTTTTAAAGAAGGTAATAAAACTGGAGTGGCATTCCAACCAAAAAATCCTCACTCAGATTTTCAAGATTTTCTTAATAATTCTGAATCCACTATTATTTTAGGTGTGGATGTTCAAAAAAAAGCTGACAATAAATTAGTTATGAACATTAAGTTTTATTCTAGTGAATCTGATGATGCTAAAAAACCGAGATTTACTTGAAGTCGTGAAATACCAAATGGTGCAAAAATAAATTTTGAAAAAGGTTTTACTTTTGGAACCACTAAATCAGAACGTCAAAAACACATTGACGAACAATTAGACAAACTATCACTTTCAAGATCTGAAACCGGAATCACCTTTAAAGGTTTTGTTTTATTTGACACGCCTCAAACTGAAGAAGAATATAATAAACTTTTTGAAAAATTTAGATCTGAATATATCTAA
- a CDS encoding DUF3137 domain-containing protein, with translation MKIISDYFKFEDYKNKAKEEFLPKLDEIVKKRNSSSLQKIAVLQKDSKKLIIIFSISLFLTFIIVLSISLAEVAYITLIFAIIPGIIAFFSAFYFWMKKKEIWSITNEISKDAIVNFRPEDAYKTAFSILDKGMDYLGFYDQLNNNFLISGNEVRNFTPAGTIGSADAWISEVRPVKQLLIDKKFHVAFTNIHWEWEEEIEDEDGKVKTVIRHSYTGFLKIDTSILGEKAFNFKLLKAGGWPFQRDKVKLENQLFNKVFRPVSNDQLKIRKMYTPLAMELSLKRYFDRNGVKVSDISIQSFQNAIYFTYSCNWNFMYFNFPRSIKSPDHFINRIFNDFLTDTYSLYYLLSLIYATLYLD, from the coding sequence ATGAAAATAATAAGTGATTATTTTAAATTTGAGGACTACAAAAACAAGGCAAAAGAGGAATTTCTTCCCAAATTAGATGAAATTGTCAAGAAAAGAAATTCAAGCTCACTTCAAAAAATTGCTGTATTACAAAAAGATTCAAAAAAACTTATCATTATTTTTTCAATTTCATTATTTTTAACTTTTATTATTGTTCTTAGTATTTCCTTGGCCGAAGTTGCATATATTACCTTAATTTTTGCAATTATTCCGGGAATAATTGCTTTTTTCTCTGCTTTTTACTTTTGAATGAAAAAGAAGGAAATTTGGTCAATCACAAATGAAATTTCAAAAGACGCCATAGTTAATTTTAGACCAGAAGATGCTTATAAAACTGCCTTTTCAATTTTAGATAAAGGAATGGATTATTTAGGTTTTTATGACCAACTAAACAACAATTTTCTAATTTCAGGAAATGAAGTTAGAAATTTTACTCCTGCAGGAACTATTGGCTCAGCAGATGCTTGAATTAGCGAAGTTAGACCTGTCAAACAATTATTAATTGATAAAAAATTCCATGTTGCCTTTACAAATATCCACTGAGAATGAGAAGAAGAAATAGAAGACGAAGATGGAAAAGTTAAAACTGTGATAAGGCATAGTTATACTGGATTTTTAAAAATTGATACTTCAATTTTGGGCGAAAAAGCATTTAATTTTAAACTTTTAAAAGCAGGCGGCTGACCTTTTCAAAGAGACAAAGTCAAACTTGAAAACCAATTATTTAACAAAGTTTTTAGACCAGTATCAAATGATCAATTGAAAATCAGAAAAATGTATACACCGCTTGCAATGGAACTTTCGCTAAAAAGATATTTTGACCGTAATGGTGTTAAAGTTTCCGATATTTCCATTCAATCCTTTCAAAATGCGATCTATTTTACTTACAGCTGCAACTGAAATTTTATGTATTTTAATTTTCCTAGGTCAATAAAAAGCCCTGATCATTTTATTAATCGAATTTTCAACGATTTTTTGACTGACACTTACAGTTTGTATTATCTTTTGTCTCTTATTTACGCTACTTTGTATTTAGATTAG
- a CDS encoding IS256 family transposase, with protein sequence MKKQQKTLSPFELEAKKLVDKYADYKKIKKEDFHNEISHMFKTFTEALLRAELSQHLGYEKSNRSKKGVHRPNKRNGFSDKTVNYNHNSFRLKIPRDRNGTFENKLLGKYETNLGDIEEQVFSLFASGMSYENIVNTIKSIYKKEISNAWISSVTDKLLPEIEKWKSRKIENSYPILYIDGMFFNVKENGVFVKKSLYLILAIDWDGNKKALGFWIKNTESASNWLDVFNELKTRGLEDVLIISCDNLSGISQAIEAVFPQTDVQKCVVHQIRNSLLKVSNKDKKEFVLDMKKIYQAANQEFAMQNLDKFAEKWGQKYPSIIKSWYTNFVELTTFFKYPYELRQAIYTTNLIESMNRIIRKNTKTKGGIQSVNYLSKITYLTLQNASTKWQKVRNWFMIKKQLEIIFPNRLNNVKLN encoded by the coding sequence ATGAAAAAACAGCAAAAAACATTATCCCCATTTGAGTTAGAAGCTAAAAAACTTGTTGACAAATACGCTGATTATAAAAAAATAAAAAAAGAAGATTTTCACAACGAAATTTCGCATATGTTTAAAACTTTTACTGAGGCGCTCTTAAGGGCGGAATTAAGCCAACATTTAGGCTATGAAAAAAGTAACCGAAGCAAAAAAGGCGTGCATAGGCCAAATAAGCGAAACGGATTTTCGGACAAAACTGTGAATTATAATCATAATAGTTTTCGTCTAAAAATACCAAGAGATCGAAATGGCACTTTTGAGAACAAATTACTCGGTAAATACGAAACAAATTTAGGCGATATCGAAGAGCAAGTGTTTTCACTTTTTGCATCAGGAATGTCATATGAAAATATTGTTAACACAATAAAAAGTATCTATAAAAAAGAAATAAGTAATGCCTGAATTTCTTCAGTTACTGACAAATTATTGCCTGAAATTGAAAAGTGAAAATCGCGAAAAATTGAGAATTCCTATCCAATTTTGTACATTGATGGGATGTTTTTTAATGTTAAAGAAAACGGTGTTTTTGTCAAAAAATCACTTTATCTTATTCTTGCAATTGATTGGGACGGAAATAAAAAAGCACTGGGATTTTGGATTAAAAATACCGAATCAGCAAGTAATTGACTTGATGTTTTTAACGAACTAAAAACTCGCGGGCTGGAAGATGTTCTAATAATTTCTTGCGATAATCTAAGCGGAATTAGTCAAGCAATTGAAGCGGTTTTCCCGCAAACAGATGTTCAAAAATGTGTTGTTCACCAAATTAGAAACTCGCTTTTAAAAGTTTCTAACAAAGACAAAAAAGAGTTTGTCCTTGATATGAAAAAGATTTATCAAGCGGCTAATCAAGAATTTGCAATGCAAAATCTTGATAAATTTGCGGAAAAATGAGGCCAAAAATATCCTTCAATTATCAAGTCTTGGTATACAAATTTCGTTGAACTAACGACATTTTTTAAATATCCATATGAATTGAGGCAAGCAATTTATACGACAAATTTAATTGAGTCAATGAATAGAATAATTAGGAAAAATACAAAAACAAAAGGCGGAATTCAAAGTGTAAATTACCTTTCAAAAATAACTTATTTAACTCTCCAAAACGCATCTACAAAATGACAAAAGGTAAGAAATTGATTCATGATTAAAAAACAATTAGAAATTATTTTCCCTAATCGGTTAAATAATGTAAAATTAAATTAG
- the efp gene encoding elongation factor P, protein MINVNEFRPGITFEFEGEIFVVISAQHSKQGRGQANVKAKVKNLRSGATTIKTFSGGERVQKARIDKITMVFLYNEGQNSVLMDDSTYEQISIDNEKIAWELNFLSEGVKVKLRKFNDEILDIELPPKIELKVASTFDAVKGNTTTNPTKRATLETGFEIDVPLFIKEDEIIVVSTEEGKYVSRGGQ, encoded by the coding sequence ATGATTAATGTTAATGAATTTCGACCTGGAATCACCTTTGAATTTGAAGGTGAAATTTTTGTCGTAATTTCAGCACAACATTCAAAACAAGGTCGCGGACAAGCAAACGTAAAAGCAAAAGTTAAAAATCTTCGCTCAGGAGCAACCACTATCAAAACATTTTCAGGTGGTGAAAGAGTTCAAAAAGCTCGAATTGACAAAATTACAATGGTATTTCTTTATAATGAAGGTCAAAATAGTGTTTTAATGGATGATTCAACTTATGAGCAAATTAGTATTGATAATGAAAAAATAGCCTGAGAACTCAATTTTTTATCTGAAGGTGTTAAGGTAAAATTGCGTAAATTTAATGATGAAATTTTAGATATTGAACTTCCGCCAAAAATTGAATTAAAAGTTGCCTCAACATTTGATGCCGTAAAAGGTAATACAACAACAAATCCAACAAAAAGAGCAACATTAGAAACTGGTTTTGAAATTGATGTTCCTTTATTTATTAAAGAAGACGAAATTATAGTAGTCTCAACTGAAGAAGGAAAATACGTTTCAAGAGGAGGACAATAA
- a CDS encoding transketolase, giving the protein MNNDTKITNAAELESKEKVDKFKKKFKHLEELSVNSLRIHSNEAINKANSGHPGVAISASKMIYALFRDHINFDISDPHWINRDRFVLSAGHASSLYYSLLYSLGLLKKEDLENFRQKNSKTPGHPEYGHTVGIEATTGPLGQGITMAVGIALAQSHLNAKFKEINHYTYVICGDGDLQEGISYESLSLAGHLKLKNFIVLYDSNDIQLDSPVSVVFSENMKQRIESQGLFYQLVPKDDVKLISRAISKAKASRRPSFIEIKTVIGQGSSKQNTTEVHGAPLGGDIVNLKRNLEWKHEEDFYLDPEISKHWQKTLVKRTQAKKEAFKISPELEEFLQKGQNINLEIDLDLPKNQATRATSSLILDYISKKVPYWIGGSADLSVSTKAKGSDGYFSDQNYQGRNLMFGVREFAMSAIANGIALHSVLRPFVSTFFVFADYLKPALRLSSLMKLPVTYIFTHDSLMVGEDGPTHQPIEQLAMLRSVPNFAVYRPGDENELKGAYELALESKDKPCAIILTRQNIKSFAESKDNFKLGAYLAQKTKSKWAIIATGSELGLAKEVTQELDLNLISLSNWQNTPIWDPNFAISLELASTFGWKAHAKYNFGHDTFGMSAPAEDILDEIGFRSKDLVEKIKKIIA; this is encoded by the coding sequence ATGAATAACGACACTAAAATAACTAATGCAGCAGAATTGGAATCAAAAGAAAAAGTTGATAAATTCAAAAAAAAGTTTAAACATCTTGAAGAGTTAAGTGTAAATTCTCTAAGAATTCACAGTAACGAAGCAATAAACAAGGCAAATTCTGGTCACCCTGGTGTTGCAATTAGTGCTTCAAAAATGATTTATGCTCTTTTTCGTGATCATATAAATTTTGACATCAGTGATCCACATTGAATTAATCGCGACCGTTTTGTTTTGTCTGCAGGTCATGCATCTTCGCTTTATTATTCACTTTTATATAGTTTAGGTTTATTAAAAAAAGAAGATCTTGAGAATTTTCGGCAAAAAAATTCAAAAACACCTGGACATCCAGAATACGGTCACACTGTTGGAATTGAAGCGACAACTGGCCCACTCGGTCAAGGAATTACAATGGCCGTCGGAATTGCCCTTGCTCAGTCACATTTAAATGCAAAATTCAAAGAAATTAACCACTACACTTATGTAATTTGCGGGGATGGTGATCTTCAGGAGGGAATTTCCTATGAGTCACTTTCACTAGCAGGACATTTAAAACTTAAAAATTTCATTGTTTTGTATGACTCAAATGATATTCAACTTGACTCACCAGTAAGCGTTGTTTTTAGCGAAAATATGAAACAACGAATTGAATCTCAAGGTTTATTTTACCAATTGGTGCCAAAAGATGATGTAAAATTAATCTCCAGGGCGATTTCTAAGGCAAAAGCTTCCCGAAGACCAAGTTTTATTGAAATCAAAACTGTTATTGGTCAAGGTTCATCTAAACAAAACACTACCGAAGTTCACGGTGCTCCACTAGGAGGCGACATTGTTAATTTAAAGAGAAATCTTGAATGAAAACACGAAGAAGATTTTTATCTTGACCCAGAAATTAGCAAACATTGGCAAAAAACACTTGTAAAAAGAACTCAAGCTAAAAAAGAAGCTTTTAAAATTTCACCAGAACTTGAAGAATTTTTACAAAAAGGGCAAAATATTAATTTGGAAATTGATTTAGACCTTCCTAAAAACCAGGCAACCCGGGCAACTTCGTCTTTAATTCTTGATTATATTTCCAAAAAAGTTCCTTATTGAATCGGTGGGTCAGCTGATTTATCAGTTTCAACAAAAGCAAAAGGTTCAGATGGTTATTTTAGTGACCAAAATTATCAAGGTCGAAACTTAATGTTTGGTGTTCGCGAATTTGCAATGAGTGCAATTGCAAACGGAATTGCGCTTCATTCAGTTTTACGTCCTTTTGTTTCAACATTTTTTGTCTTTGCTGACTATTTAAAGCCTGCTTTAAGACTCTCATCATTAATGAAATTGCCAGTAACTTACATTTTTACTCACGACTCCTTAATGGTTGGCGAAGATGGACCGACTCACCAGCCAATTGAACAACTTGCAATGCTTAGATCAGTTCCTAATTTTGCTGTCTATCGTCCTGGTGATGAAAATGAACTAAAAGGAGCTTACGAACTTGCTCTTGAAAGCAAAGATAAACCTTGTGCAATAATTTTAACTCGCCAAAATATCAAATCATTTGCTGAATCAAAAGATAATTTCAAACTTGGAGCCTACTTAGCTCAAAAAACTAAATCCAAATGAGCAATTATTGCCACCGGTAGTGAGTTAGGACTAGCAAAAGAAGTCACTCAAGAATTAGACCTCAATTTAATTTCTTTATCAAATTGACAAAACACACCAATTTGAGATCCAAATTTTGCAATTTCACTTGAATTAGCTTCTACTTTTGGTTGAAAAGCACATGCAAAATATAATTTTGGTCATGATACCTTTGGAATGTCGGCTCCTGCAGAAGACATTCTTGATGAAATTGGCTTTCGAAGCAAAGATCTTGTTGAAAAAATTAAAAAAATTATTGCCTAA